The sequence AACCAAAACTAAAAATCCTTTTATTGAAATAGATTAGGGATATAGAACTTTTCGTATTTAGTTATCATGCCGGCGATATTCAGTTGTTCCAAATCAATAGCCCTGTTTTCTGCAAATCCAAGCTGCTTGAAATTTAAAATGCCGCCTTTTGAATGACAGGTCTTGCATTCATGACCCTTTGCCTTAATGCTGACATGAAATTTCTTTTTGACGTTATCCCTTTGCTCAGGTGTAAGCGTGTCTTTTACCTTTATATAATCCAGCGCAAGCGGCGCATCCTGCCGCTGGATGGCAGATTCCATTTTGCCTCCTGCATGGATATAGGGCGATATTTTTGAGAATGGGTCGTCTCCTTCAATAAGATTTCCTGTCGCCGGGTCATAGCTTGTTCCGAAAAACGGCCCCTTCGGGTCGTCATTAAGGGGGTTGTACCATTTATAAGTAACTGCCTGTCCTTCCTGCTGTTCCAGATGGCAGGTCTCGCATACAAAAAATTGTGTATGCATGTTGAGCAATGCCCTGACTTTTTTATTCTTGCCGTGCGGATAGTCTGAATGACAGATATAGCATACCGGCCGTTTTTGCTCAGGCAGTTGCTGATAAGAAACACTGTGGTGGAAATGCCTGTGTTTTTCAAACTCCTCATGCTGCCTTACCTCGTCAAGGATTGCCGATTTTTTTTCCTTCTCAAACTTTGCCTTTAACGGCCTTAGAACTGCAGGTCCGTGCGGTGAAAAAGAAAGATGATAGGCAACTCCGGTGACTACTGCAAGTGTGATTAATCCAAATATAAATCCAACGAAATATACCGTCTTAGGATGTTCTAATCGTTTCGGTTCTCCAGGCAATTATTGTCCACCTCCTTTTGATGATAATCCCTTTTCCCGCAAAAGATTCTTCATATACTCCCGTTCTTCAGGGATTTCCTTAAGATTATTCAAATATTCCATGAAGTGTTCCTCTATTTGATGTTCGCGCGTTATCTTACCGGTGATAAAGGTCCACTGAAGGGGAAACCGTCCCGGCGCAAGGTGGACATTAAACCAGTGCCAGAAGACAACAATAATCACAGCCATTATAGCCTCATCGGCATGCATAAGCCTTGCAAGGTTCTGAAACAAAGACGGGGCAGGCAGGATTTTAGATGCTGTTTCCGGAAACAGAAGCATTGAGCCTGCGGTTATCAAAACAAAATTGCCCCACAAGATTGCAAGATAGTGGAGCTTTTGTTTGTACATAAATTTTTCCATTTTCGGCCTGTACGGCTCGCGTCCCATGAAATATTTTATATCATGCATGAGGTCATGCAGGTCTTTAAGGCGCGGTATCTGTGTCTTTTTAATGTCAAACTTTCCTGTGCGGGTTTTTATGAGTGTTCCCAGGATGATTGTAAGCAAATGATAGACGCCGCCCAATACCATTAAACATGCAGCCGCCCTGTGGATCATCCTTGCAGAGTCAGGCCCTCCAAAAAGTGATATTACAGACGGCGCCCAGAATACATGGCTGAAATGAAGCGGCAGCCCTGTTGCGGCAAGGATAACAAATGTTATAATTGTTATCAGGTGTTGAATGACTATATGGATTGAATACCGCGGCAGGTCTCCCAAAGGATCTGATTTCACAGATTTGTAAATATCCCTCGGAACGGTTCCAACACCTTCAACTTCAGCCCTGTCAGCCGCGCCTGTGCCTGTGCCTGTATCTGTGTCTGTAACTATTTCTTTGACAAAGGTGTTAATTTTTTCGGAAAAAGTAGACATAGCTCCTCCTTAGTTAATCTTTAGGTATTCTCCTTGACAGTCCGCGCCATGTAGTGCCTTTCTTCAGCATCCATTTAATGCCGTCTTTTTTTCTGCCGTAGGTCTCAAACAGCATAAGGCCTACAAGACCGATAAATGTACCGTAAAGCGCAAATGTGAGTCCTATATTAATCATATGAAGCAGCAGATTTTTTTCAACATTGGAATGCACGTCAATCTGTATGAAGTGTTTGTTGACCTTTGTGTGGCATTGTTTGCAGGTCCTTATCAGGTTTTTTGGATTTATAGTGGACTCAGGGTCATCTTTTTTCTGAACGTCATGTATTAGGTGCGTTGCATGGCAGCTAAGGCAGTCGGCAGCCTCTTCAGAGCCCAGCGCTACCGCCTTTCCATGTATGGATTCATTATAAGTTTCCACAGCTTCTAATGTATTTTTTGACACCTTAAATTTCTTCATCATTTCAACGTTTTCATGGCAATTTTTTGAACATAACTGGACTACCTCCTGCGGCGACCGGCTGGTTTTGTGTCCCAGTCGATGAGTGATATGGGTATATGCCTTTGTAACACCTTCTCTTTCATGGCAGTTTAAGCAGCGAAGCAGGGTCTTGCCGGCAATATATTTTTCATCAACCTTCATAAACAAGGGATTCTGATGGCAGTATTTACAATACGGTTTTGCCTGTTTTACATCAGGCGGGTCGTCCGACTTTATTCCGTGAACACTTTTGTTGTATGCCTCAACTATTTTTTTATGTGAAAAATTCTCCTGCGAAAAAGGCGGCTTGATATGACATTCATTGGAGCAATTGACCTCTTCGGTTACGGGGTCATGAGGCAGTTTTGTTATGTATGTGTGGCAGTCTCTGCACGGAACATTTCTGTGGACCGTTTTGTTGTAGATATTTTCACTAACGAAATAACTTATTTTTCTACCCTTTTCGTCAATTCTGCCGAGCTGACGGTATTTATGGCACATAAGGCAATTTTCCTTGTCAGCGGCAGCCGCAGGGAAACTGACGGATAGACTTAAAAGTAAAATTAACAGTCCGTAAAACAAAGGTATTTTTGGCACTTACATCCCTCCTCTCTTATTTTTGATGACATGCACGGCACATCTGCCCGGGAAGACGATGTCTGAACTTTTCACTTCCCCCTTTTGCGCCGGCCAATTCAGCCGGAATTACGCCTTTTTCATGCGGGTTATGGCATGTAGCACAGAAAATCTTTCCATCTTGATCAAGCGGAAGCGATATATTAAATTGCTTTTCACCGGCTTTCATTATTTCTATTGTTTCTGCCGAGGGTTTACGTATATGGTCGGCACGCGCCGGATGGTCGCGGCGTTCACCATGGCATCGCTGGCAGAGCATTACAAGGTCCCCGATAAGTTTAACGTCTTTGAAAGTAGCATGTTTTTCATCAGGTTTTTCCTCGTGGCAGAACAGGCATTTCTCCACTATGATTTCACCGTTGGCATTGAGCTGGTTGTGTGGGTTGAGCATCTTATATTTTTTTTCATCATGGCACTTAATGCATAAGTCCGTGCGTTTTCTGTAAGGGGCATCCCTTAAAAATCTTTTGTTTACCTGTTTCAGCTTCTGGTTATCCTGACACTGCAGGTAAATGTCATGACATGTAACGCAGGTCATCTTTCCGTTTCTAAGCGGGTAATTAATGGGCATACGGGCCTTTTTTTCTTCAGAAGGCACTATGTCAATGGGATGGATATATGTCTCGGTGGTGTATCCATGGCACTTGCACAGGGGGGTGAAGTCGCCGTTGAATTTTAGAAACTTGCCCCTGCCTTTTTGAGGCTCTTTTTCATGGCATTCTGAACAATATTTGCCGGTATAATGAATGTTTGTGGAATCAGTTACTGTCTGCTGAGACATCTCCAAGTTAGGCCCTGTTTCCTCTTGTGCTGATAATATCCCGTTAAAGACAATCAGCACTATAAGTGTTATAGGGAATAGCCGCTTCATTACCCTGCTTATATAACATATGTAAAGCTTTACAAGCAAGTTTCAATCAATTATATATAATTATTACATCAAGTCAATAAAAAATATTTGTATTAAATTCTTTAATATTTTGGATGATGAAAAACCGGCGCACGAATTAATATTACCTGTGGCAAGACCACGGGGAATACGCTCACTATCCATTTAACGCAGGAGGGATTACAGCGGAGGAGGTAGGATTCGAACCCACGGTACCTTTCAGTACAACGGTTTTCAAGACCGCCGCCATCGGCCACTCGGCCACTCCTCCATTTTAACTACAGTGAACAGTAATCAGTGAACGGTGAACGGTGAACAGATTTAAACTGCAACTATTAACTTATTTTTCAACCTTCATCCTTCAACCCTCAACAGGCTGTTGAAAAAGTCCATTCTTACTAAAAAATTGTCATACCCCGATTTAATCGGGGTATCCAGTTGCATAATTAAAAAATAATAGATTCCCGTTTTCACGGGAATGACGGCAAAAGATGAAAAATATATTATAAAGAGCTTTTTCAACAGCCTGTTAACCTTCTGCTCTTAACTCTTAACTTTTAACTATTCGTTCAGTCTTCATATAAGGTCTGAGAGTCTCCGGTATTATAACAGAACCATCTTCCTGTTGAAAATTCTCAAGTATTGCCGCAAGGGTGCGTCCGATGGCAAGCCCCGAGCCGTTTAAGGTATGGACAAACTCAGTGCCTTTTTTACCTTTTCTTTTGAACCGTATGTCAGCCCTTCTGGCCTGAAAGTCTTCAAAATTAGAGCAGGAGGAGATTTCCCTGTATCTTTCCTGAGAAGGAAACCAAACCTCAATATCATAAGTTTTTGCCGAGGAAAATCCCAGGTCTCCTGTGCACAGCGCAACAATGCGGTAAGGAAGCCCGAGCCTTTTCAAAACCTCTTCTGCGTTTAGCGTAAGGGATTCAAGTTCATTATAAGAATCCTCAGGCTTTACAAACTTCACAAGCTCTACCTTATTGAACTGATGCTGTCTTATAAGCCCCTTTGTGTCCTTGCCGTATGAGCCGGCCTCGCGCCTAAAACACGGGGTATATGCAGTGTAGTAAACAGGCAGTTCTTCTTCATTCAGGATTTCACCCCTGAAAATGTTTGTAACCGGGACTTCTGCAGTGGGAATTAAAAAGAGATTCCTTTCGTCGTTGCCGATTTTAAAAAGGTCTTCTTCAAATTTCGGCAATTGACCTGTCCCTGTCATGGAATCCTTATTGACAATGATTGGAGGGAATACTTCGGTGTATCCTGCCCCGCCTGTATGCAGGTCCAGCATAAAATTTATGAGCGCCCTTTCAAGTTTTGCGCCCAGCCCTTTATACAGGCAGAATCTTGCGCCGGCAATCTTCCCTGCCCTTTCAAAATCAAGTATTTTAAGGTCTTCGCCTATATCCCAATGGGCTTTGGGCTGAAAGGAAAATTCAGGCAGCCTGCCCCACTTTCTT comes from Nitrospirota bacterium and encodes:
- the serS gene encoding serine--tRNA ligase, which codes for MLDIKILREKTQMVIDALKKRGADASILDGLLRLETERRAQLGVVEELRQRRNALSEEIGTLRKQGQSPSAFLENAKKISDEIALKEQSLRELEAQILQEILVIPNIPHESVPVGKDDTGNVEIRKWGRLPEFSFQPKAHWDIGEDLKILDFERAGKIAGARFCLYKGLGAKLERALINFMLDLHTGGAGYTEVFPPIIVNKDSMTGTGQLPKFEEDLFKIGNDERNLFLIPTAEVPVTNIFRGEILNEEELPVYYTAYTPCFRREAGSYGKDTKGLIRQHQFNKVELVKFVKPEDSYNELESLTLNAEEVLKRLGLPYRIVALCTGDLGFSSAKTYDIEVWFPSQERYREISSCSNFEDFQARRADIRFKRKGKKGTEFVHTLNGSGLAIGRTLAAILENFQQEDGSVIIPETLRPYMKTERIVKS
- a CDS encoding cytochrome c3 family protein is translated as MKRLFPITLIVLIVFNGILSAQEETGPNLEMSQQTVTDSTNIHYTGKYCSECHEKEPQKGRGKFLKFNGDFTPLCKCHGYTTETYIHPIDIVPSEEKKARMPINYPLRNGKMTCVTCHDIYLQCQDNQKLKQVNKRFLRDAPYRKRTDLCIKCHDEKKYKMLNPHNQLNANGEIIVEKCLFCHEEKPDEKHATFKDVKLIGDLVMLCQRCHGERRDHPARADHIRKPSAETIEIMKAGEKQFNISLPLDQDGKIFCATCHNPHEKGVIPAELAGAKGGSEKFRHRLPGQMCRACHQK